From Streptomyces sp. NBC_00683, one genomic window encodes:
- a CDS encoding EamA family transporter produces the protein MRPLHIALAALVAAVWGVNFVVIEVGLAHFPPLLFSALRFLVAALPAVFLVGRPTVAWKWIIGVGLVLGVAKFGLLFIGMDRGMPAGLSSLVLQVQAVFTALFAALALGERPGRVRVLGMGVALAGIGVAAVDEGAGGPVLAFVLVVAAAACWGVSNVLTRKAAPSDSLNFMVWVSTVPVLPLLGLSLLIEGPDRDAEALAALDWSGVGIIVYVAWITTVFGFGAWGFLLRHHPASSVAPFTLLVPVFGMSSAALFLGESVSPLRWCAAALLVGGVALTSLAGRRATAPQAPEAQAVRV, from the coding sequence ATGCGTCCCCTCCACATCGCCCTGGCCGCGCTCGTCGCCGCCGTCTGGGGTGTGAACTTCGTCGTCATCGAGGTCGGCCTCGCCCACTTCCCGCCCCTGCTCTTCTCCGCCCTGCGCTTCCTCGTCGCCGCACTGCCGGCCGTGTTCCTCGTCGGGCGGCCCACTGTCGCGTGGAAGTGGATCATCGGCGTGGGCCTCGTCCTCGGGGTGGCCAAGTTCGGGCTGCTCTTCATCGGCATGGACCGAGGCATGCCCGCCGGGCTCTCCTCCCTCGTCCTCCAGGTCCAGGCGGTCTTCACCGCCCTGTTCGCGGCCCTGGCGCTCGGCGAACGGCCGGGCAGGGTACGAGTGCTGGGGATGGGCGTGGCCCTCGCGGGCATCGGGGTCGCGGCCGTCGACGAGGGGGCGGGCGGGCCCGTGCTCGCCTTCGTCCTGGTCGTGGCGGCGGCAGCCTGCTGGGGCGTGTCGAACGTCCTCACCCGCAAGGCCGCCCCGTCGGACTCCCTCAACTTCATGGTGTGGGTGTCGACGGTGCCCGTACTGCCGCTGCTCGGCCTGTCCCTGCTCATCGAGGGACCGGACCGCGACGCCGAGGCCCTCGCGGCACTCGACTGGAGCGGCGTCGGCATCATCGTCTACGTCGCCTGGATCACCACGGTCTTCGGCTTCGGGGCATGGGGCTTCCTCCTCCGCCACCACCCGGCATCGTCCGTGGCCCCGTTCACCCTGCTCGTGCCGGTCTTCGGCATGTCCTCCGCCGCACTGTTCCTCGGCGAATCGGTGAGCCCGCTGCGATGGTGTGCGGCGGCGCTGCTGGTCGGCGGAGTGGCACTGACGTCCCTGGCGGGGCGGCGCGCGACCGCGCCGCAGGCGCCGGAGGCGCAGGCGGTCCGCGTCTGA
- a CDS encoding sugar phosphate isomerase/epimerase family protein, whose protein sequence is MKLAFSTLGVPGLPVAEVVRLAAGHGYQGVELRTHPEEPVHLGLTPLERASVVEEFKNGGVEILTLAGYVRIAAEGDDEPVLAELAGLVELARDLGAANVRVFPGGGGQEPAEADATAARRLGAAAPHAADMGVRILLETHDSHRAGADVARVVGTVGHGQIGAIWDIMHTWLAGEEPVASHAVLAPHLGYVQVKDIASAEDTAPLALGDGVLPLRACLDTLDADSWVCWEYEKRWHPGAPELPGLLAAAREYLLRLGAPKQ, encoded by the coding sequence GTGAAGCTCGCTTTTTCGACTCTCGGGGTGCCGGGGCTGCCCGTGGCCGAGGTGGTACGCCTCGCCGCCGGGCACGGGTACCAGGGTGTGGAACTGCGCACCCACCCCGAGGAGCCCGTGCACCTGGGGCTCACGCCGCTCGAACGGGCCTCCGTGGTGGAGGAGTTCAAGAACGGCGGGGTCGAGATCCTGACCCTCGCCGGGTATGTACGGATCGCCGCCGAGGGTGACGACGAGCCGGTGCTGGCCGAGCTCGCCGGGCTGGTGGAACTGGCCCGCGACCTGGGGGCGGCGAACGTCCGCGTGTTCCCCGGCGGCGGTGGACAGGAGCCCGCCGAGGCCGACGCGACCGCCGCCCGGCGGCTGGGCGCCGCGGCTCCGCACGCCGCCGACATGGGCGTACGGATCCTGCTGGAGACACACGACTCGCACCGCGCCGGGGCCGATGTGGCCCGTGTGGTGGGGACCGTCGGGCACGGGCAGATCGGCGCGATCTGGGACATCATGCACACCTGGCTGGCGGGCGAGGAGCCGGTGGCCAGCCATGCGGTGCTCGCCCCGCACCTGGGATACGTCCAGGTGAAGGACATCGCGTCGGCCGAGGACACCGCACCGCTGGCCCTCGGGGACGGCGTGCTGCCGCTGAGGGCCTGCCTGGACACGCTGGATGCCGACAGCTGGGTCTGCTGGGAGTACGAGAAGCGCTGGCACCCCGGCGCACCGGAGCTGCCGGGCCTGCTGGCCGCGGCGCGGGAGTACCTGCTGCGGCTGGGCGCACCGAAGCAGTAG
- a CDS encoding LacI family DNA-binding transcriptional regulator: MTVTLADVAARARVSPATVSRVLNGNYPVAASTRERVLRAVDDLDYVLNGPASSLAASTSDLVGILVNDIADPFFGIMAGAAQTEIGGPGDGSGRGGGEKLAVVCNTGGSPERELTYLTLLQRQRAAAVVLTGGALEDPAHQAAMAVKLAKLADAGTRIVFCGRPPLPDTDAVVASLAFDNRGGGRRLTEHLVSLGHRRIGYVAGPLERTTTRHRLEGHREAMKAAGLYGDEERLTVHGPYDRRSGYEATLELLRREPDVTAVVAANDTVALGAGAAIRDRGLRIPEDVSVAGFDDLPFSVDAVPALTTVRLPLFEAGARAGRLAMGKEKPPAGGIATIAAELMVRGSTAPPRVG; the protein is encoded by the coding sequence ATGACAGTCACCCTGGCGGACGTGGCGGCTCGCGCCCGGGTGTCCCCGGCCACCGTGTCCCGCGTGCTGAACGGCAACTACCCGGTGGCCGCGTCCACCCGGGAGCGGGTCCTGCGTGCGGTCGACGACCTCGACTACGTACTGAACGGCCCCGCCAGTTCGCTCGCCGCCTCGACGTCCGACCTGGTCGGGATCCTGGTCAACGACATCGCCGACCCCTTCTTCGGGATCATGGCGGGGGCCGCACAGACCGAGATCGGCGGACCCGGCGACGGATCGGGCCGCGGGGGCGGCGAGAAGCTCGCCGTCGTCTGCAACACCGGCGGCTCCCCCGAGCGTGAACTCACCTACCTGACCCTGCTCCAGCGCCAGCGCGCCGCAGCGGTCGTCCTGACCGGTGGCGCCCTGGAGGACCCGGCCCACCAGGCCGCGATGGCCGTCAAGCTGGCGAAACTCGCGGACGCCGGTACCCGCATCGTGTTCTGCGGGCGGCCGCCGCTGCCGGACACCGACGCGGTCGTGGCCTCGCTCGCCTTCGACAACCGGGGCGGCGGCCGGCGGCTCACCGAGCACCTCGTCTCGCTCGGCCACCGGCGCATCGGGTACGTCGCGGGGCCGCTGGAGCGCACCACCACACGGCACCGCCTCGAGGGCCACCGCGAGGCGATGAAGGCGGCGGGGCTGTACGGGGACGAGGAGCGGCTCACCGTCCACGGCCCGTACGACCGCCGGTCCGGCTACGAAGCCACGCTCGAACTCCTGCGCAGGGAACCGGATGTGACGGCCGTCGTCGCCGCCAACGACACCGTGGCACTGGGTGCCGGTGCGGCGATCCGGGACCGCGGGCTGCGCATCCCCGAGGACGTCTCGGTGGCGGGCTTCGACGATCTGCCGTTCTCGGTGGACGCGGTACCGGCGCTGACGACCGTACGGCTGCCGCTGTTCGAGGCCGGGGCACGCGCGGGCCGGCTGGCGATGGGCAAGGAGAAGCCGCCGGCCGGCGGCATAGCGACGATTGCGGCGGAACTGATGGTCCGCGGCTCGACAGCGCCGCCGCGGGTGGGGTGA
- a CDS encoding Gfo/Idh/MocA family protein encodes MTRRTVRIAMNGVTGRMGYRQHLVRSILAIREQGGLDLGDGEVLWPEPVLVGRRAHALEALAAQHGLTEWSTDLDAVLADESIDIYFDAQVTSARVEAIKKAIAAGKHIYTEKPTATDVEGALDLARLARDAGIKHGVVQDKIFLPGLLKLKRLIDGGFFGEILSVRGEFGYWVFEGDWQEAQRPSWNYRAEDGGGIVVDMFPHWEYVLHELFGQVTSVSAHVQTHIPQRWDEQGKPYAATADDAAYGTFQLASGAVAQINSSWTVRVNRDELVEFQVDGTHGSAVAGLRNCRVQHRSATPKPVWNPDLPVTEPFRDQWQEVPDNAVFDNGFKAQWELFLRHIVLDEPYTWDLMAGARGVQLAELGLKSSAEGRRFDVPELSL; translated from the coding sequence GTGACACGCAGGACAGTGCGCATCGCCATGAACGGCGTCACGGGTCGCATGGGATACCGGCAGCACCTGGTGCGCTCGATCCTCGCGATCCGCGAGCAGGGCGGCCTCGACCTCGGCGACGGCGAGGTGCTGTGGCCCGAGCCCGTCCTCGTCGGCCGCCGCGCCCACGCGCTGGAGGCACTCGCCGCACAGCACGGTCTGACCGAGTGGTCGACCGACCTGGACGCGGTACTCGCCGACGAATCGATCGACATCTACTTCGACGCCCAGGTCACCTCGGCCCGCGTCGAGGCGATCAAGAAGGCGATCGCCGCGGGCAAGCACATCTACACCGAGAAGCCCACCGCCACGGACGTCGAGGGCGCCCTGGACCTGGCCCGCCTCGCCCGCGACGCCGGAATCAAGCACGGCGTCGTCCAGGACAAGATCTTCCTGCCGGGCCTGCTGAAGCTGAAGCGCCTCATCGACGGCGGCTTCTTCGGCGAGATCCTCTCCGTGCGCGGCGAGTTCGGCTACTGGGTGTTCGAAGGCGACTGGCAGGAGGCCCAGCGGCCGTCCTGGAACTACCGCGCGGAGGACGGCGGCGGCATCGTCGTCGACATGTTCCCGCACTGGGAGTACGTGCTGCACGAGCTGTTCGGCCAGGTCACGAGCGTGTCCGCGCACGTGCAGACACACATTCCGCAGCGCTGGGACGAGCAGGGCAAGCCCTACGCCGCCACCGCCGACGACGCCGCGTACGGCACCTTCCAGCTGGCGAGCGGTGCCGTCGCCCAGATCAACTCCTCCTGGACGGTCCGCGTCAACCGCGACGAGCTCGTCGAGTTCCAAGTCGACGGCACCCACGGCTCCGCCGTCGCCGGACTGCGCAACTGCCGCGTCCAGCACCGCTCGGCCACGCCGAAGCCGGTCTGGAACCCCGACCTCCCGGTCACCGAGCCGTTCCGCGACCAGTGGCAGGAAGTCCCCGACAACGCCGTCTTCGACAACGGCTTCAAGGCCCAGTGGGAGCTCTTCCTGCGCCACATCGTGCTCGACGAGCCCTACACCTGGGACCTGATGGCCGGCGCCCGCGGTGTCCAGCTCGCCGAGCTCGGCCTCAAGTCGTCCGCCGAGGGCCGCCGCTTCGACGTGCCGGAGCTGAGCCTGTGA
- a CDS encoding dihydrodipicolinate synthase family protein, whose product MTIHLPQGPYEPRSTPLDLAPGGAALASRTVFSAAHVVADPYADVSPDAPAVVDWDATLAFRRHLWSHGLGVAEAMDTAQRGMGLDWAGAAELIRRSSAEAKSVGGRIACGVGTDQLTGPATLAEVRAAYEEQLALVEESGAQAILMASRALAAAAKGPEDYLETYAHLLRQATEPVVLHWLGPMFDPALEGYWGSPDLDAATDTFLKVIAEHPDKVDGIKISLLDAEREIDVRRRLPSGVRCYTGDDFNYPELIAGDDRGFSHALLGIFDPLGPLAAHAVRVLDTGDVEGFRALLDPTVELSRHLFEAPTRYYKTGVVFLAWLAGHQDHFTMVGGLQSARSLPHLATAYELADRLGLFPDPELAETRMRALLAVHGGAR is encoded by the coding sequence GTGACCATCCACCTCCCGCAGGGCCCGTACGAGCCGCGCAGCACCCCGCTCGACCTCGCACCGGGCGGCGCGGCGCTCGCCTCCCGTACGGTCTTCTCGGCCGCCCACGTCGTCGCCGACCCGTACGCCGACGTCAGCCCCGACGCTCCCGCCGTCGTCGACTGGGACGCCACCCTCGCCTTCCGCCGCCACCTCTGGTCGCACGGCCTGGGCGTCGCCGAAGCGATGGACACCGCGCAGCGAGGCATGGGCCTGGACTGGGCGGGCGCCGCGGAACTGATCCGCCGGTCCTCCGCCGAGGCGAAGTCGGTCGGCGGCAGGATCGCCTGCGGTGTCGGCACCGACCAGCTCACCGGCCCCGCGACGCTCGCAGAGGTGCGTGCGGCGTACGAGGAGCAACTGGCCCTCGTCGAGGAGAGCGGAGCCCAGGCCATCCTGATGGCCTCCCGCGCGCTGGCCGCCGCGGCGAAGGGACCCGAGGACTACCTGGAGACGTACGCCCATCTCCTGCGCCAGGCCACGGAACCGGTCGTCCTGCACTGGCTCGGCCCCATGTTCGACCCCGCGCTGGAGGGCTACTGGGGCTCCCCGGACCTCGACGCGGCCACGGACACCTTCCTGAAGGTCATCGCTGAACACCCGGACAAGGTCGACGGCATCAAGATCTCGCTCCTGGACGCCGAGCGCGAGATCGACGTCCGGCGCCGTCTTCCCAGCGGGGTGCGCTGCTACACCGGCGACGACTTCAACTACCCCGAGCTGATCGCCGGCGACGACCGGGGCTTCAGCCACGCGCTGCTCGGCATCTTCGACCCGCTGGGCCCTCTGGCCGCCCACGCGGTACGGGTCCTGGACACCGGGGACGTCGAGGGCTTCCGCGCCCTTCTCGACCCGACGGTCGAGCTGTCCCGCCACCTCTTCGAGGCCCCGACCCGCTACTACAAGACCGGCGTGGTCTTCCTCGCCTGGCTGGCGGGCCACCAGGACCACTTCACGATGGTCGGCGGCCTGCAGTCCGCACGCTCGCTGCCGCACCTGGCGACGGCGTACGAACTCGCCGACCGCCTCGGCCTGTTCCCCGACCCGGAGCTGGCCGAAACCCGGATGCGCGCCTTGCTGGCCGTCCACGGAGGAGCACGATGA
- a CDS encoding sugar phosphate isomerase/epimerase family protein codes for MSTALSRLSINQETIKQWSLPELTEGCVKAGIGQVGLWRAPVQEYGVERAAQLVKDAGLTVTSLCRGGFLTAVDPAEQARALDDNRAAVDEAAALSTDTLVLVSGGLPSGEKDLYAARERIADALGELGPYAQERGVRLAIEPLHPMFASDRCVVSTLSQALDLAERFPAEQVGVVVDAYHIWWDDQAPAQIARAGAGGRIHSFQLADWITPLPAGVLVGRGQLGDGCVDFRAMRRQVEATGFDGPIEVEIFNEDLWARDGAEVLAEVASRYLEHAC; via the coding sequence ATGAGCACCGCCCTTTCCCGCCTCTCCATCAACCAGGAGACCATCAAGCAGTGGTCCCTGCCCGAGCTCACCGAGGGCTGCGTCAAGGCGGGCATCGGACAGGTCGGCCTGTGGCGGGCCCCCGTACAGGAGTACGGGGTCGAGCGCGCCGCACAACTGGTGAAGGACGCGGGCCTCACCGTCACCAGCCTCTGCCGGGGCGGCTTCCTCACCGCGGTCGACCCCGCCGAGCAGGCCCGCGCCCTGGACGACAACCGGGCGGCGGTCGACGAGGCCGCGGCCCTGTCCACCGACACCCTGGTCCTGGTCTCCGGCGGACTCCCGTCCGGAGAGAAGGACCTGTACGCCGCCCGGGAGCGGATCGCCGACGCCCTGGGCGAGTTGGGCCCGTACGCGCAGGAGCGGGGCGTACGGCTGGCGATCGAGCCGCTGCACCCGATGTTCGCCTCGGACCGCTGCGTCGTCTCCACCCTGTCCCAGGCCCTCGACCTCGCAGAGCGCTTTCCGGCCGAGCAGGTCGGCGTGGTCGTCGACGCGTACCACATCTGGTGGGACGACCAGGCTCCCGCACAGATCGCCCGGGCGGGCGCGGGCGGCCGGATCCACTCCTTCCAGCTGGCCGACTGGATCACTCCGCTTCCGGCGGGCGTCCTGGTGGGCCGGGGCCAACTGGGCGACGGGTGCGTGGACTTCAGGGCCATGCGCCGGCAGGTCGAGGCCACCGGCTTCGACGGCCCGATCGAGGTCGAGATCTTCAACGAGGACCTGTGGGCGCGTGACGGCGCCGAGGTGCTGGCGGAGGTCGCTTCCCGCTACCTGGAACATGCCTGCTGA
- a CDS encoding class I SAM-dependent methyltransferase codes for MDRNIRSVDDVLKLMDSLFAPGADRWTGGAGTWWDGFYADRSKPVPFFVAKPDESLVSYLDRGLVAPGRALDLGCGPGRNALHLASRGFEVDAVDLSPGAIAWAGERAHEAGADIRFHCGDAFAEDAPAGPYDLVHDSGCFHHLPPHRRVSYLAFVDRVLAPGGHLSLSCFASGAMGSELPDADFYREAGLQGGLAYTPESLRWIFSELTEVELRRMRDEPADSPCFGEEFLWTALFRKAR; via the coding sequence ATGGACCGGAACATACGCTCGGTGGACGACGTACTGAAGCTCATGGACAGCCTGTTCGCACCGGGGGCCGACCGGTGGACCGGTGGGGCGGGCACATGGTGGGACGGGTTCTACGCGGACCGGTCGAAGCCCGTGCCGTTCTTCGTGGCGAAGCCGGACGAGAGCCTCGTCTCGTACCTCGACCGGGGCCTGGTCGCCCCGGGCCGGGCGCTCGACCTCGGCTGCGGGCCGGGGCGCAACGCGCTGCACCTCGCCTCGCGGGGCTTCGAGGTGGACGCGGTCGATCTGTCGCCCGGGGCCATCGCCTGGGCCGGGGAGCGGGCCCATGAGGCCGGGGCGGACATCCGCTTCCACTGCGGAGACGCCTTCGCCGAGGACGCACCGGCCGGGCCGTACGACCTGGTCCACGACTCCGGCTGCTTCCACCACCTGCCGCCCCACCGCCGCGTCAGCTACCTCGCGTTCGTGGACCGTGTCCTCGCCCCCGGCGGGCACCTGTCCCTCAGCTGCTTCGCCTCGGGTGCGATGGGCTCCGAGCTGCCGGACGCGGACTTCTACCGTGAGGCGGGACTCCAGGGCGGGCTCGCCTACACGCCGGAGTCGCTGCGCTGGATCTTCTCCGAACTGACGGAGGTCGAACTGCGCCGGATGCGGGACGAACCGGCCGACTCCCCTTGTTTCGGCGAGGAGTTCCTCTGGACCGCGCTGTTCAGGAAGGCCCGTTGA
- a CDS encoding DUF6584 family protein, which yields MALTDTLARADADLAAGRIPMARTRLRGLVQAYPASAEVRRRLAEIYRLYGEPEQAGRWMYLEEDRDPVETAAFEDRYGEPARRMRALAWRGHESLAGSAFAEAQLTAVRAACAESLGRAVDWDTFTGEEEEPDTGGMRRVAGCAGTFLLVAVWVNGLVDLFD from the coding sequence ATGGCACTGACCGACACCCTGGCGCGCGCGGACGCCGACCTCGCCGCCGGACGCATACCCATGGCCCGCACCCGGCTTCGCGGGCTCGTCCAGGCCTACCCCGCGAGTGCGGAGGTACGCCGGCGCCTGGCGGAGATCTACCGGCTGTACGGCGAACCGGAGCAGGCGGGACGGTGGATGTACCTGGAGGAGGACCGCGATCCGGTGGAGACGGCCGCCTTCGAGGACCGGTACGGCGAGCCTGCCCGGCGCATGCGCGCACTGGCCTGGCGGGGGCATGAATCGCTGGCCGGATCCGCTTTCGCCGAAGCGCAGTTGACCGCTGTCCGTGCCGCCTGTGCGGAGTCGCTGGGCCGTGCCGTCGACTGGGACACCTTCACCGGCGAGGAGGAGGAGCCTGACACGGGCGGCATGCGCCGTGTCGCGGGGTGTGCGGGGACGTTCCTCCTCGTGGCGGTCTGGGTGAACGGGCTGGTCGACCTGTTCGACTGA